The Paenibacillus uliginis N3/975 genome has a window encoding:
- a CDS encoding glycosyltransferase has translation MTANGSSRIQQQMYTRERSGIFRPNEGFDTIAKSAGLDAGFIKKVLHPFCVYDAPAELVSQGEKGEARYPQALHLFHADTGQLVLGRSIYQAADFTGLRSAFFTHNYIIPVERAAAVKDYPGLLRTAFASSYDIEQGMELPELEQLPAEAEVDHPASPSALLASLGIDEKMFKQLLFAVMSSIVTRRKVFVALDVEVEALTECAIQLASVLYGSLPYAYRRALGLLTYSKDPQSRKGIHLTFVERGSLRPNDRQIDKDYTFDLASRRVTNVDIDLAKQPYLNFAWNNLSLPERAEAFYDFAEQLLQGMDSQQYTAIVSCHELAVLYQIEGGDASLYMQNRNIVLRSMLGYLEPVGAALAKPRLQKLFRDCFDREYERVQQGQAPDPDIVKCFIEYEAIAGGTAGLGSDLLGYLIRSLYEASKEKNREWMEAYYDLIEGSGRVSQTFFAALLRGGKTISLFFPFMQRKFQKATRAEEVVNLAFHWSSQYPILLDTNEFIDLATGQLMEKLRREVEPVSAVNTVLDMIDRLFEEKSHSASEPMLSFLKLLSYEANVFLLTELELEQVHKDAFLQIDFLAYPDEVRQWATRFPPHVESNAAVMLSAYRWFHDEDPDELLFDGLSPAEMDRLQKLGRRWLQDDLGQANFGRLVLAFYRGIDSGMIEYGSLLHYLQQHASDKETVYKFINWSKNKRFFLKGKKLAPGYASALVAYFKKYDRDAFKHRMNRKLYFDKAGPPLQAVYDTARRELSPPLVRWLHRNRKPLVWLMAIILVGGGITGGMAAFGIFDRDDPVVTGMPGTKPAPPQQAAEKQEPQVYARLTEDVADGELKPQTELVFEFGTEAECAAFQTDTITLKLMDGKAQSYTDFKVQYLCSEGSGASDDEGRSDAGLSDRAQDTGAGTEEPPSVKGQAGDAEPQTELDGNGDQTPAGNSSENPSGNSVGTDKTAADDTTQGEAPSPSGGTDADNAQDTIEPTRKQIYYAIVSLSEEVAVDHISEVLVNEKMVKYIKK, from the coding sequence TTGACAGCGAACGGATCCTCTCGCATTCAGCAGCAAATGTACACACGGGAGCGGAGTGGCATTTTCCGTCCGAACGAAGGATTTGACACGATTGCGAAGTCTGCCGGTCTCGATGCCGGTTTCATCAAAAAAGTGCTGCACCCATTCTGTGTTTACGATGCGCCGGCAGAACTGGTGTCGCAAGGCGAAAAGGGTGAAGCTCGCTATCCGCAGGCGCTGCATCTGTTTCACGCTGACACGGGACAGCTCGTCCTGGGCCGCAGCATTTATCAGGCAGCCGATTTTACCGGCTTGCGCAGCGCTTTCTTCACTCATAACTACATCATTCCTGTCGAAAGGGCCGCGGCGGTAAAAGACTATCCTGGCTTGCTGAGAACCGCCTTCGCCAGCAGCTATGACATCGAGCAAGGCATGGAACTGCCCGAGTTGGAGCAACTGCCTGCTGAAGCGGAAGTGGATCATCCGGCCTCGCCATCCGCTCTGCTTGCCAGCTTGGGGATCGACGAGAAGATGTTCAAGCAGTTGCTGTTCGCCGTCATGTCGTCCATCGTTACAAGGCGCAAGGTGTTTGTGGCGCTCGATGTTGAAGTGGAGGCGTTGACAGAGTGCGCAATACAGCTCGCCAGCGTGTTATACGGCAGCCTCCCTTACGCGTACCGCCGCGCTCTGGGTTTGCTTACATATTCGAAGGATCCGCAGAGCCGGAAGGGGATTCATCTCACCTTCGTTGAACGCGGAAGCTTGCGGCCCAATGATCGTCAAATCGACAAAGATTATACGTTCGATCTGGCATCTCGGCGGGTTACGAATGTCGATATCGACCTGGCGAAGCAGCCTTACCTGAACTTTGCCTGGAACAATCTCTCGCTGCCGGAGCGGGCGGAAGCGTTCTATGACTTTGCGGAACAGCTGTTGCAAGGTATGGACTCGCAGCAGTATACGGCGATTGTGAGCTGCCACGAGCTTGCCGTCTTGTACCAGATTGAAGGAGGCGACGCTTCCTTATATATGCAGAATCGAAACATCGTACTCCGTTCCATGCTCGGCTATTTGGAGCCCGTCGGGGCTGCCCTTGCGAAGCCGCGGCTGCAAAAGCTGTTCCGCGACTGCTTCGATCGCGAATATGAACGGGTGCAGCAGGGACAGGCGCCAGATCCGGATATTGTGAAGTGCTTCATCGAATACGAAGCAATTGCCGGGGGGACAGCGGGATTGGGAAGCGACCTGCTCGGATATTTAATCCGAAGCTTGTACGAGGCAAGCAAGGAGAAGAACCGCGAGTGGATGGAAGCTTACTATGATCTTATTGAGGGCAGCGGCAGGGTCAGCCAGACCTTCTTCGCTGCGCTGCTGCGGGGCGGCAAGACGATTTCGCTTTTCTTCCCGTTTATGCAGCGGAAGTTCCAAAAAGCGACCCGGGCCGAGGAGGTCGTGAATTTGGCGTTTCATTGGTCCAGCCAGTATCCGATCCTTCTAGACACGAATGAATTTATTGACCTGGCCACCGGACAGCTGATGGAGAAGCTCCGGCGTGAGGTGGAGCCGGTGTCGGCCGTGAATACGGTGCTCGATATGATCGACCGCTTGTTCGAGGAGAAGAGCCATTCGGCGAGTGAACCGATGCTATCATTCTTGAAACTGCTGTCCTATGAAGCGAATGTGTTCTTGCTGACAGAGCTCGAACTGGAGCAGGTACACAAGGATGCATTCCTGCAGATCGATTTCCTGGCGTACCCGGATGAAGTTAGACAATGGGCGACCCGTTTTCCGCCGCATGTGGAGTCGAACGCAGCGGTTATGCTGTCTGCGTACCGTTGGTTTCACGACGAAGATCCGGATGAGTTGCTGTTCGACGGATTGTCACCGGCAGAGATGGATCGGCTGCAGAAGCTCGGCCGCCGCTGGCTGCAGGACGATCTCGGACAGGCCAATTTTGGCCGGCTAGTGCTTGCCTTCTATCGCGGTATCGACAGCGGCATGATCGAGTACGGATCACTGCTTCATTACTTGCAGCAGCATGCCTCCGATAAAGAGACCGTCTATAAATTTATAAACTGGTCGAAGAACAAGCGTTTCTTCTTGAAAGGGAAGAAGCTCGCGCCGGGATATGCGTCGGCATTGGTAGCATATTTCAAGAAATATGACAGGGACGCATTCAAACACCGGATGAACCGGAAACTTTATTTCGATAAGGCGGGCCCTCCGCTGCAAGCCGTCTATGACACGGCACGCCGCGAGCTGTCTCCGCCGCTCGTGAGATGGCTGCATCGTAACCGGAAGCCGCTTGTGTGGCTCATGGCCATTATCCTGGTTGGCGGGGGGATTACCGGAGGAATGGCAGCGTTCGGCATCTTTGACCGAGACGATCCGGTCGTGACAGGAATGCCTGGTACCAAGCCGGCGCCGCCGCAGCAAGCGGCAGAGAAGCAGGAGCCGCAGGTTTACGCGCGGCTAACCGAGGATGTCGCTGATGGCGAATTGAAGCCGCAGACAGAGCTTGTATTCGAGTTCGGAACAGAGGCGGAGTGCGCCGCCTTCCAAACGGACACGATTACTTTGAAGCTGATGGACGGCAAGGCGCAGAGTTATACGGATTTTAAAGTGCAGTATCTTTGCTCTGAGGGAAGCGGGGCAAGCGATGATGAAGGCCGTTCGGATGCAGGGCTGTCGGATCGTGCTCAAGACACCGGTGCAGGAACGGAGGAGCCGCCATCGGTGAAGGGACAAGCCGGAGACGCAGAACCTCAAACCGAGTTAGACGGGAATGGGGACCAGACACCGGCTGGAAATTCTTCGGAAAACCCTTCAGGGAACAGCGTGGGGACGGACAAGACGGCGGCGGACGACACAACGCAGGGAGAAGCGCCATCTCCCTCGGGCGGAACAGATGCTGATAACGCCCAGGATACAATCGAGCCTACCCGTAAGCAGATCTACTATGCGATCGTCTCTTTAAGCGAAGAGGTGGCTGTTGATCATATAAGTGAAGTACTTGTGAACGAAAAGATGGTTAAATATATAAAAAAATAG
- a CDS encoding AraC family transcriptional regulator, which produces MSIVLQATQGLLLSTNQKKCESKWRNDYSYKLIYSIKGSMYYQTERSDIFLSKNEFILFNPNDMHKQISVDDHKFLIELDPRFFNQLTADISFIKDDISFALTAQKHPLIQQWVHFINDYVQIEEVNESHSLELFLDHSFTQLALIILKVMVGTHSSDINIQPFKEIHPALYKTMNVIKEDFQHAWSLDEMAGVLDISKFQFAHLFKEYIGISPFSWLQLYRIIRSQEMLINTKKTIADISYSCGFSTISVYNQLFKRLYGITPSFFRGKYTK; this is translated from the coding sequence TTGTCTATCGTTTTACAAGCTACACAGGGTTTGTTATTGTCCACAAATCAAAAAAAATGCGAAAGCAAATGGCGAAACGACTATTCTTATAAGCTTATCTATTCTATAAAAGGATCTATGTATTACCAGACTGAGAGAAGCGACATTTTCTTATCTAAAAATGAATTTATTCTTTTTAACCCGAATGATATGCATAAACAAATTTCAGTAGATGATCATAAATTTTTAATAGAGCTTGATCCACGATTTTTTAATCAACTGACGGCTGATATTTCATTTATTAAAGATGATATTTCTTTCGCTCTTACTGCTCAAAAACATCCATTAATCCAGCAATGGGTCCATTTTATAAATGATTATGTACAAATAGAAGAAGTAAACGAAAGTCATTCATTAGAGTTATTTTTAGACCATAGCTTCACTCAGTTAGCATTAATTATACTTAAAGTTATGGTTGGTACACATTCGTCTGACATTAACATACAACCATTTAAAGAAATTCACCCTGCACTATACAAAACAATGAACGTTATAAAAGAAGACTTCCAACATGCTTGGAGCCTAGATGAAATGGCAGGGGTTTTAGATATAAGCAAATTTCAATTTGCCCATCTTTTTAAAGAGTACATTGGAATTTCCCCCTTTTCGTGGCTTCAATTATATCGCATTATCAGAAGTCAAGAAATGCTTATCAATACCAAGAAAACTATTGCAGATATTTCATATAGTTGTGGGTTTTCTACTATCTCTGTTTATAATCAATTATTTAAACGTCTCTACGGAATCACGCCCAGTTTTTTTCGAGGGAAATACACGAAATAA
- a CDS encoding TRAFAC clade GTPase domain-containing protein, translating to MGIFDFLKRKPQPKSQPLFYDIVCPYCFSKFSPEEVVFRAGHHREDDEDYAMQEDEKLNKYRDRFGLDTVYDMEAVIDPRDIPEEHHLYSDHVLIGLNDRYGVVTRRRLCPHCHNELPVTAGKVPSNIISIIGASQVGKSVYMTSLIHTLQHSTADHFDAACMPLNAEISRKFRHMYEEPLFERGDLLASTQKEKMQEPFIFQFVFKDESKPPLTLVFFDVAGEGMVDQDYLGLHGQHIKNSAGILFMIDPLQIRSIREKIRMQYGGESNEWVPQYDEPRDVVLTLFGDFIAYQEKNKTDIPTAVVLTKSDMLHALKDEDGDYIKGNSNIFNNMIHRKYLNLTESNNIDGEMRRFIEKVDRPFKGTMDVYFSNTSYFAVSALGSNPVNQKLQGVVSPIRVDEPFIWLLYQLNYIEGREQH from the coding sequence TTGGGGATTTTTGATTTTCTGAAACGCAAACCGCAGCCGAAGTCGCAACCGCTGTTCTATGATATCGTGTGTCCGTACTGCTTTAGCAAGTTCTCGCCGGAAGAGGTCGTGTTTCGTGCGGGGCACCATCGCGAGGATGATGAGGATTATGCGATGCAGGAGGATGAGAAGCTTAACAAATACCGGGACCGTTTCGGCCTCGATACCGTCTATGATATGGAGGCGGTCATCGATCCGCGAGATATTCCGGAGGAGCACCATCTGTATTCCGATCATGTGTTGATTGGATTGAACGACCGGTATGGGGTCGTTACGCGCAGAAGACTGTGCCCGCATTGCCATAACGAGCTTCCGGTGACGGCCGGGAAGGTGCCCAGCAATATTATATCCATTATCGGGGCTTCCCAGGTCGGCAAGTCGGTTTACATGACTTCGCTTATTCATACGCTTCAGCATAGTACGGCGGATCATTTCGATGCCGCCTGCATGCCGCTCAATGCGGAGATAAGCCGCAAATTTCGCCACATGTACGAGGAGCCGCTGTTCGAACGCGGTGATCTGCTTGCTTCAACACAGAAGGAGAAGATGCAGGAGCCGTTTATTTTTCAATTCGTCTTCAAGGATGAGTCGAAGCCTCCGCTGACGCTGGTGTTTTTTGATGTCGCGGGAGAAGGAATGGTCGATCAAGATTATCTTGGGCTGCATGGTCAGCATATCAAAAATTCAGCAGGCATCCTGTTTATGATCGATCCGCTGCAAATTCGCTCCATTCGTGAAAAAATACGCATGCAATATGGCGGCGAATCTAACGAGTGGGTACCGCAATACGATGAACCGCGTGATGTCGTGCTGACGCTGTTCGGCGATTTCATCGCCTATCAAGAGAAAAACAAGACCGACATTCCGACGGCGGTCGTGCTGACGAAAAGCGATATGCTGCATGCGTTGAAAGATGAGGACGGAGATTATATAAAGGGAAATAGTAATATTTTCAATAATATGATTCATCGTAAATATCTTAATCTAACCGAATCCAACAATATCGACGGTGAGATGCGGCGCTTTATCGAGAAGGTGGACCGTCCGTTCAAAGGCACGATGGATGTCTACTTCTCCAATACGTCCTACTTCGCTGTGTCCGCACTTGGCAGCAACCCGGTCAATCAGAAGCTGCAAGGTGTTGTAAGCCCGATTCGGGTCGATGAGCCGTTCATATGGCTGCTGTATCAACTGAATTACATCGAGGGGAGAGAGCAGCATTGA